Genomic window (Mycolicibacterium smegmatis):
GACCCCCAGCGACCAGTAGTGCTGCAGCGGCGAAGGTGCGGTGTCGGCCAGGTAGTCGGTGCCTTCGATGGCGAAGCGGTAGTTGCCCAGGTAGAGCGCGGCGGCGACGGTGTCACCCAGCACGTTTCGCGCCTGCAGAGGTGGCAGCAGCACAGCGGCTGCAACCGACGTCGCCACCAGCACCACCGCGGCGGCCGGAAGCAGTCGCCGGGCACGTGCCGCGTAGAAGGACGCCAGACCGACCGTGCCGGTGCGGGCCACCTCACGGACCAGCAGGCCGGTGATCAGGAAGCCGGACACCACGAAGAACACGTCGACGCCGACGAAGCCGCCGCGCAGTCCCGGCACGCCGGCGTGATAGAGCACCACGGTGAGGATTGCGACCGCGCGCAGACCTTCGATGTCGGGGCGGAACTGCGTGGCGGACAGAATCTTCCGTCCGCTCGCGGGCTTGTCGCGTCGGGTCCGGCCTTTCGAAGATGCGGTCACTCTGTTCACTCGAGTAACGATCGTCCCACGAGAACCTGCGGTTACCGGGGATTTGTTGCTAGCGTCGTGCCGATGCGACGCAGATGGTGGACGCGCCAGGCGCCGGCAAAGGTGCTGGCGCTGGTGCTCGCGTCGGTGTTTCTGGTGGCTTGCACATCGACCGGAACGCAGGCACCTCCGAGCGAGGCGGGCGACGGCACATGCAGCCTCGCTGGCCTGCCGCCCGAGGTGGCCGACACCGTCGACCTCATCGAGTCCGGCGGCCCGTTCCCGTATCCGCGCAACGACGGCGTCGTGTTCGGCAACTTCGAGGGACTGCTGCCCGAACACGAGCGCGGGTACTACCGCGAGTACACGGTCCCCACCCCGGGGCTCAAGCACCGCGGCGCCCGCCGGATCGTCACAGGCGGCATCCCGCTCGACGACCCACCCGAGATGTACTACACCGACGACCACTACGAGTCGTTCTGTCTGATCGGAGGAACGTGAAGACGTATGAGATCGACGGATCCGCGGTGGCGTCGAAGGCCGACTTCTTCACCGAGATCGGCCGCGCGGTCAACGGCGAGGGTGGTTACTTCGGTTCGAACCTCGACGCGCTCGCGGACTGCCTGCGCGGCGGGTTCGGCACACCCGACGACGGCAAGTTCCGGTTCGTCATCACGTCGTACAAACACGTGAAAGACGCGGTCGGGGAGGATGTCTGGAGTGCGCTGCTGACGATCTTCACCACCGAGGGCGTCGACCTGTGGCTGCGGTCCTGATCAGTTGAACGCCAGCCAGCTCGGCAGCGCGCGTTCGCGTGAATCGCACAGCACCTGACGCGTATCACAATTGCCGCGCGGTGACCCTGCGCCGCTCCACATCCCGCCGGTGTCGCGGCGCAGCACGATCGCCGACGAACCGCCGCCGTCGAGCAGCACGGCGTTGTCGGCCCCGAGTCCGCGGAACAGGTCCTGCATGTTGTCGGGGGTGTAGCTGCCGCCCTGGAAGACGTAGAGCTGATCGGCCGCACGGTTGTAGCCCAGCGCGGTGCGCGCCGCGCTGGGCCCGCCGTCGTTGAGCTGACCGGTATCGCCCGGTGCGAGCAGACCGATGCCTGCCACCGCGACGAACCGCGTCCCGCTGTCCACGAGCCGCTGGATCTCCGGGGACGCCGCGTCATAGTCGTTGGGGCCCTTGGGCATGATGATGTACGGGGCGCCGCCGACCGGCAGGATCATCGTGGCCAGTGCCGACCAGTGCTCGTTGCCGCCGGACAGGCCCTGCTTGCCCGCGTAGGCGAGCGTGCCGGTGACCGCCTTATTGGTACGGCCCTGGCCGCGCGTGTTGTCGACGTAGGCGCCCAGCGGTGAACTGCATTTGGTGTCGCGCCACGAACCGCCCTTCTGCGGCCTGACATCGAAGAAGTTGGCGTTGACCGCGATGGTCGGCTGGCCCAGCACGTGCCAGGCGTTCAGCGGTGCATAGGTTTCCGACGCCTGCCACAGACCTTCGCTGGTACGGGCGCCCGGGGTTCGCTCACACCGCGACTGATAACCCTGGTGCGTGTCGACGAGCAGACGCGGATTCAGACGGGTCGACGCGTTCTTGATGGTCATCAGGTGGCCACCGTTGTTGAGCGTGTAGGCCCGGCCGTCCGCGGTGAGGAACGGTGCGGCGAACTGCCCGCCGAAGTTGTACACCAGGTACGAACCCTTGGTGTTGGCGATGGCGCCCAGCAGCAGTGTCCTGGGGTCCTCGGCCCTGGTGGGCGGGGCGCCGCCCGTACCCAGCACAGCGCACAACGCGAACGTTGCGGCGCCCGCCGTCACGCGTCGGAAAAGTTTTGCCAGCCCAGGCACGAAATACACAGTAGCCACATAGATAACTCTGTCAACATACGTAACGGGCTGGTCACGGGCTGATACCGGAGGTGTTCCGGAACCGTCAACAAACGAAAAACAGTTAGCTGGAAACGTATTCGGCCAGGTGCCGTCCCGTCAGCGTCGAGCGCGCGGCCACCAGATCCGCGGGTGTGCCCTCGAAGACGATCCGGCCGCCGTCGTGGCCCGCGCCGGGCCCCAGGTCGATGATCCAGTCCGCGTGCGCCATGACGGCCTGGTGGTGCTCGATGACCACCACCGACTTACCCGAGTCCACCAACCGGTCCAGCAGCACAAGCAGCTGTTCGACATCGGCGAGGTGCAGGCCCGTCGTCGGCTCGTCGAGGATGTAGACGTCACCCTTGTCGGCCATCTGCGCTGCGAGCTTGAGTCGTTGCCGTTCACCACCCGAGAGTGTGGTGAGCGGTTGCCCCAGCGTGAGGTAACCCAGCCCGACATCAGCCATGCGCTCGAGGATTTTCTGCGCGGCAGGGACCTTCGCCTCACCGGCGCCGAAGAACTCCACAGCCTCGGTCACCGGCATCTCCAGCACCTCGGCGATGTTGCGGTGTGCCAGGGTGTATTCGAGCACCGTGGCCTGGAACCGCCGGCCCTCGCACTCCTCGCACGGCGACTCCACGGTCGCCATCACCCCGAGGTCGGTGTAGATGACGCCTGCACCGTTGCAGACCGGGCACGCCCCCTCCGAATTCGAGCTGAACAGAGCGGGTTTCACGCCGTTGGCCTTGGCGAACGCCTTGCGGATGGGCTCCAGCAGCCCGGTGTACGTCGCGGGGTTGCTGCGGCGTGAACCGCGGATCGGACTCTGGTCGACCAGTACCACGCCCTCGCGACCGGCGACCGACCCGTCGATCAGGGAACTCTTGCCCGATCCCGCGACACCGGTGATCACCACCAGCACGCCGAGCGGGATGTCGACGTCGACGTCGTGCAGATTGTTGGTGTTCGCGCCGCGGACCTCCAGGGCGCCGTCGGGTTCGCGAACCGAATCCTTCAGCGCGGCACGGTAACCCAGATGCCGTCCGGTGACAGTGTCGCTGGCGCGCAGCCCGTCGACGGTGCCCTGGAACACCACCTCGCCGCCCGCCGTACCCGCGCCGGGTCCGAGGTCGACGACATGGTCGGCGATCGCGATGGTCTCGGGTTTGTGCTCGACCACCAGCACCGTGTTGCCCTTGTCGCGCAATTGCAGCAGCAGGGTGTTCATCCGCGCGATGTCGTGTGGATGCAGACCGATCGTCGGCTCATCGAACACGTAGGTGACGTCGGTGAGCGCCGAGCCCAGATGACGGATCATCTTGACGCGCTGCGCCTCACCACCGGAGAGCGTGCCTGCCGGGCGTGCGAGCGACAGGTATCCCAGGCCGATCTCGACGAAGGAGTCGAGGGTGTGGCGCAGCGCGGTGAGCAGCGGCGCCACCGATTTCGCCGTGGCTTTCTTCTCCAGGCCGGCCAGCCACGTGGCCAGGTCGGTGATCTGCATGGCGCTCGCGTCGGCGATGTTGACGCCGTCGATCTTCGACGACCGCGCGGTCTCCGACAGCCGGGTCCCGTCGCACTCGGGGCACGTGGTGAACGTGACGGCCCGTTCCACGAACGCGCGGATGTGCGGCTGCATGGCCTCGACGTCCTTGGACAGGAACGACTTCTGGATCTGCGGGATGAGGCCCAGGTACGTCAGGTTGGTGCCGTCGATCTTGAGCCTCGTCGCGTCCTTGTACAGCAGTGCGTCGAGTTCCTTCTTGGTGAACTTCTTGATCGGCTTGTCCGGATCGAAGAAGCCGCAACCGCGGAAGATCCGGCCGTACCAGCCGTCCATGCTGAAACCGGGGATCGTCAACGCGCCCTCGTTGAGCGACTTGCTGTCGTCGTACAGGGCGGTCAGGTCGATGTCGTTGACCGAACCGCGGCCCTCACACCGCGGACACATGCCGCCCACGATGTTGAAGTCACGACGCTCCTTGACCGTGCGTCCGCCCTTCTGGAACTCGACCGCACCCGCGCCGCTGATCGACGCCACGTTGAACGAGAACGCCTGCGGCGACCCGACGTGAGGTTTTCCCAGGCGGCTGAACAGGATCCGCAGCATCGCACCCGCGTCGGTGACCGTTCCCACCGTCGACCGCGGATCCGAACCCATGCGCTGCTGATCGACGATGATCGCGGTGGTGAGCCCTTCGAGTACATCCACCTCGGGCCGCGCCTGGTTGGGCATGAAACCCTGGATGAACGCGCTGTAGGTCTCGTTGATGAGCCGTTGCGACTCCGCGGCGATCGTGTCGAACACCAGCGAGCTCTTGCCCGATCCCGACACACCCGTGAACACCGTGAGCCGCCGCTTGGGCAGCTCGATGTCGATGTCCTTGAGGTTGTTCTCGCGGGCGCCGGTGACGCGGATCCGGTCGTGGCTGTCGGCGGGATGCATCAGAGTGCGCGCTCCTGGATACGGATCATGGTGCCCGCGGGATCGCGCACCGCGCAGTCGCGGACACCATAGGGCTGGTCGGTCGGTTCCTGCACGATCTCGGCCGTGGTGGCCTGCAGTCGCTCGAAGGTGGCGTCGACGTCGGCGGTGGCGAGGACGATGCTCGCAAACGTGCCCTTGGCCATCATCTCGCGGATCACCTTCCCCTCCTCCTCGGTGATCGCCGGATCGGCGGTCAGCGGGTACAGGACGATCGAGGTGCCCGGCTGGTTCGGCGGGCCGACCGTGATCCACCGCATGGTGCCGTGGCCGACGTCGAGGCGGACCTCGAACCCGAGGGCGTCGCGGTAGAACGCGAGCGACTCTTCGGGATCCTCGTGCGGCACGAACGTGTTGTGGATGGTGAGGTCGTTGCTCATGGGCTCACGCTAGGTGCAGGCGCACGGCGGGCGCTTCTCGATTCCTGACCGGTCTGGTGACGTACTTCTCCAGGCACGACGGCAAGCCCTCCTGTGTGGCGGCCGCGCGATCCCGATAGGTGCTGGGCGGCAGGCCCACCAACTCGGTGAACCGCGTGCTGAACGTGCCCAGCGACGAACACCCGACGGCGAAGCACACCTCGGTGACCGACAGGTCACCACGGCGCAGGAGCGCCATCGCGCGTTCGATCCGACGAGTCATCAGATACGAGTACGGCGATTCGCCGAAGGCGGCTTTGAATTGGCGCGACAGATGTCCTGCCGACATGTTCACCCCGCGTGCCAGCGCTTCCACGTTGAGCGGCTGCGCGTACTCGCGGTCGATACGGTCGCGCACCCGGCGCAACAGCTTGAGGTCGCGCAGTCGTTGCTCCTCCCCAGGCATGGCCACGCAGCCGATGTTACGGCGGCGGAGCCAGCCGGTACACCGCCCCGGCAAAGTCGTCGGTGATGTACACCGCGCCGTCGGGGCCGGTCACCGCGGCCACCGGCCGGCCCCAGCGCTGCCCGTCGTCGTCCTGAAAGCCGCCGACCAGTGTCTGTTGCGGCCCCAAAGTGCCGTCGCGCCAAGCGAAGAACGACACCTCGGGAGCGCGCGGCGCGTCCCGGTTCCACGACCCGTGCACACCCACCAGCGCACCCTGCCCGAACGGCTGCGGAAGCTCGGCGAAGCTCATCCCCAGCGGGGCCGAGTGCGCGCCTAGGGTCTGCTCGATGGGATGCAGTGCGGCGCAGTCCATCTCGGCGCCATCGGGATTGGTCTGCAGGTCGCGGATCAGCTTCGCCGGTGGCGGGCCGTCGGGATTGCAGTACGGCCAACCCAGTTCACGCCCTGGCGTCAGGCGTGCGACCGACTCGGGCGGATGGTCGTCGACGTAGGACTGCACGACGCGGCCGTCGGGGTCGGCGACGTTGTCGCGGTTGTTGACCGCGGTCCACAACGACCCGTCCGGGGCGAACGCAAGCCCCGTTCCGTTGCGCACGCCGGTCGCGAACGGTTCGGCCGGACCACCGCCGGGCGGCACCCGCATGATGGTGGCCCGCGGCGGGTCGGCCGTGCGGTCCTCGGCCAAGATGTTGCCCGTGGACCCGATCGAGAAGTACACCGCGCCGTCGTCGCCGACGACGACGCTCTTGAGTGCGTGGGCGTAGGCGCCGCGCAGGTCGGGGCTCTTGGCGTCGGGAAGACCGTCGATAACGGTGCGGCGGTTCACCGCGGCGCCGTCGGCATAGTCGTAGGCGTCGATCTGATCGCTCTCGGCCACGTACAGCGTCGGCCCCGCGAAGAACAGTCCGTGCGGTTGGTCCAGCCCGTCGAGCAGGGTGCTCTGTGTGGGAAGCACTTTCAGCACCTCGCCGGTGCTGGGGACCGAGACGAGCAGGGCTCCGTCGGGTGCCCACGCGGCCATGCGGGCCTTGGGCACCCGCGCGACGACCTCAAGGGTCCACCCGTCCGGGACGAGAGCCTGACGCGGCTGGTCGAGCGGTGCGTCGTCGAGACCTTCAGGCACCTCGACCGTCACGGGTGTCAGCTCAGCCGCACCGGCGGGGTGTTCGGCGGTGGTCTGCGAAGACGATCGAGACGGTTGCGCTGTGGGCTCCGTAGTCTGCGGTTCGGTGCCGCATCCGGCGAGCACAACGGACGCGGTGACGACGACAGCGCTAATCCCCGGCCAGGCTCGCATGCATCTCCCAAACCAGGATCTCGGCCGGCTCGTCGGTGGCCGTCACGCGTTGTCCGCCGGAGCCGGTCAGGCGCGCGGCGTCACCTTCGGCCAGGTCACCGGCATCCTCCAGCGTGACGCGGCCCCGCGCGACGAACAGGTGCACGTAGCGGGCCTCGGGTAATCCGACGGCATCACCGGGCCGCAGCCGCGCCCCGTAGAGCGTGGCGTTGCGGTTGTGCAGCGTCACGGCGGCGTCACCGGCCCCCGAGGCGATCGGCGTCAGGTTTTCGGCGAGCGTGATCTCGCGCTGCTCGTAGCCCGGCGTAAGGCCGGCACGGTCCGGGATGACCCACATCTGCACGAAGTGCACCGGTTTGTCCGACGACGCGTTCTTCTCCGAGTGCTGCACACCCGTCCCCGCCGACATGCGCTGCGCCAGGCCCGGGTAGATGACCCCGGAGTTGCCCATCGAGTCCGCATGCGCGAGCTCGCCGTCGAGCACCCACGTGACGATCTCCATGTCGCGGTGCGGGTGGGTGTCGAATCCGCCACCTGCGGCGACGATGTCGTCGTTGTTCACCAGCAGCAGCCCGTGGTGGGTGTTCGCCGGGTCGTAGTAGTCGCCGAAGGAGAAGGAATGCCGTGACTGCAGCCAGTCGGTGACAGAGACGCCGCGTTGGTCGGCGCGCCGGATGTCGACGGTCGGGGGCATGGCTCCAGCCTAGAGACAGGACGAGCCGATCCTCGGTCCGAGCGTGCGTCCGTGGCGGGATTCGGGCCGATTTCCCGCCCTGCACGCACAGCCGATCACCGCCAGATGAGCTCCCAACCGACCGGTGGATCGGGCGGGTGTCCTACGCTGTGGGCGTGGATATCAACGGAGCTAGCGCAATCGTCACCGGTGGCGCATCAGGTATCGGCGCGGCATCTGCCCGCCTGTTGGCAGCCAAGGGAGCCAAGGTCGTCATCGCCGACCTCCAGGCAGACAAGGGCGAGGCACTCGCCAAGGAACTCGGCGGCGCGTTCGTCAGCGTCGACGTCACCGAGACCGACCAGATCATCGCCGCGGTCGACAAGGCCGCCGAACTCGGTCCGCTGCGTGCCCTGGTGAACTCGGCCGGTATCGGCTGGGCCCAGCGCACCATCGGCAAGGACGGTGAGTACGCGTCGGCGCACAACCTCGACGTGTACAAGAAGGTGCTCGCGATCAACCTGGTCGGCACCTTCGACTGCATCCGCATCGCCGCGACCGCGATGAGCCGCAACGAGCCCACCGAGACCGGCGAGCGTGGCGCGATCGTCAACATGACCAGTGTCGCGGCGTTCGACGGGCAGATCGGCCAGGCCGCCTATTCGTCGTCCAAGGGCGGCGTGGTGGGCCTGACCCTGCCGGTGGCGCGTGACCTGTCCGCGGTGGGCATCCGCGTCAACACCGTGGCGCCGGGCCTCATCGACACCCCGATCTACGGCGAGGGTGAGGGCTCCGAGGCGTTCAAGGCCAAGCTCGGCGAGTCCGTGCTGTTCCCGCACCGCCTGGGCAAGCCCGAGGAACTGGCCTCGATGGTCATCGAGCTCATCACCAACTCCTACATGAACGCCGAGGTCGTCCGCGTCGACGGCGGTATTCGGATGCCTCCGAAGTAATCTCCGCGAGCAGACTGCAGAACTGCCCCTTTCCACGCGGAAAGGGGCAGTTCTGCTTCGTGGTCTGCTTTGTAAGAGGCCTACCAGTCCGACTCGTCGTACTTGATGACGCCACGGATGTTCTTGCCGTCCAACATGTCCTGGTATCCGGAGTTGATGTCTTCGAGCTTGTAGGTCCGGGTGACCATGTCGTCGATGTTGAGCAGGCCGGACTTGTAGAGCGCTGCCAGCCGCGGGGTCTCGATGTGGCTGCTGCCGCCTCCGAAGATGTTGCCCTTCAAGGTCTTCTGCAACATCGTGAACAGGAACAGGTTGAGCTTGACGTCGACGTCGGTCATCGCACCCATGCCGGTCACGACACACGTGCCGGTCTTGGCGGTCAGGATCAACGCCTCTTCGATGTACTCGCCCTTCATCTCGCCGACGGCGATGATGACCTTGTCGGCCATCAGACCGTGGGTGACGTCGATGACGGGGGCGATGGCCTCTGCCATGGTGGGGTAGACGTGCGTGGCGCCGAACTTGACGGCCTGCTCGCGCTTCCACTCGTTCGGATCGATCGCGATGACCTGCTTGGCGCCCGAGATCACCGCACCCTGCAATGCGCTCATGCCGATGCCGCCGACGCCGACGATGATCACGGTCTCGCCGGCCTGCACCTGCGCGACGTTGGTGGCCGAACCGAAGCCGGTGGGCACCGCGCAGCCCATGATGGCCGCGGTCTCGAACGGGATGTCCTTGTCGATCTTGACGACCGAGTCCTTGTGCACGGTCATGTACGGCGCGAAGGTGCCGAGCAGGTTCATCGGCGACACCTCGTGGCTGCCGGCGTGGATACGGCTGGTGCCGTCGGCGATCGCCTTGCCGCCCAGCAGAACCGCGCCGCGATCACACAGCGAGCGGAAACCCTTCAAACACGGCGGGCATTCACCGCACGCCGGGATGAACGCCAGGATGACGTGGTCACCTTCTTCGATGCCCGTGACGTTCTTGCCGACCTTGGTGACGACGCCGGCGCCCTCGTGCCCGCCGAGCGCGGGCAGTCCGATGGGCGTCGCGCCCGTGGTGATGTGGTAGTCGGAATGGCACATGCCGGCAGCGTGCAGCCGGATCTGTACCTCATCGGCGACGGGGTCGCCCAGATCGATCTCGTCGACCTTGAACGGCGAATTCAGTTCCCATAGCAGAGCGCCTTTGGTCTTCATGAATTGCGATAATAGAACAGGTTGCAGATTAGTCCACCACCTAGTTTCTGAACTGCGGCTTTGCATGCTTGAAGACGTCGTTTTTGTGGGTCGCCGACGGTGGCTCCGATGAGTTGGACACCTGCGGCGGGTCTATCCGGGGACACCAGAAAGCCGACGAGAGGTGAACCCATGCCCGTCAAGATCAACGCCAGCATCGTGCCGAACCTGTGGTTCGACCGGGAAGCCGAAGAAGCCGCCGAGCACTACATCGCGGCGTTCGGCGGCAACGGCCGCATCCTCAACAAGATCGCCGCACACCCCGACGCGCCGTCCCCTCAGGACGTGCCCGTGGTGGTCGAGTTCGAACTGGTCGGGCAGCGCTTCGTGGGCATCAACGGCGGCCCGCAGTTCACGTTCAACGAGGCCGTATCGCTCGAGGTGCGGGTCGCCGGGCAGGAGCAACTCGACCAGGTGTGGGCCGCGCTCACCGAAGGCGGCGAGGAACTGCCGTGCGGATGGCTCAAGGACAAGTACGGGCTGGCGTGGCAGGTCACGCCGAGCGAGTACTACGACATGGTCACAAAGGGTGACGAAGAGGCCAACAACCGGCTGATGACCGCGGTGCTGAGCACGCACGGCAAGTTCGACCTGGCCAAGCTGCAGGCCGCCTACGACAACGCCTGAGCGCTAAAGCGTTTCGGGCAGCCCGAACTTCTTGAACAGCCCCTCGCCCATGAACGCCACGACATGGGAGATGCCGTCGGCGGTGATGTCGAGGACATGCAACTGGAAGGCCTCGTGCCGGCCGGTCTCCCGGTTCAGCATGTACATCGCCGCAGCAGGCTGACCGTTGGCGGTCGTCTGGAGAAAGCGCATGTCGCCCGGCTCCTCGGCCGGGCACTTGTAGCGCGACAGGTCGCCGATGGCCTGTGGCCCCTGGTACCAGCTGTCGAAGGGAGGCATCTCCCAGATGGCCTCTTCGGTGAACAACTCGACCAGCTTGTCGATGTCGTAGGCCTCGAACGCCGCGATGTAGCGGTCGAGCGTGGCCTGCGCCTGCGGCGAGTCCGGCGCCTCGATCTTGTCGTCCTCGTTGGGGCCCACGGCCTCGAGCTGCGCGCGGGCACGCTGCAGCAGGCTGTTGACGGCCGCGGTGGAGGCTCCGATGGCCTCGCCGACCTCGGAGGCCTTCCACTGCAGAACCTCACGCATCACCAGCACCGCGCGTTGCCGTGGCGACAGGTGCTGCAGCGCGGCCACGAACGCCAGCCGCACCGATTCGCGCGTGCCGACGATCTGCGACGGATCGGCCGGATCGTCGCCGTCGGGCAGTGGCTCCAGCCACGGCACCTCGTGGTGCTCGGTGATCTGGTCCGTCGGCGCGGAACTGGGCGTGCCGAGACCGGACGGCAACGGCCTACG
Coding sequences:
- a CDS encoding NDMA-dependent alcohol dehydrogenase, which codes for MKTKGALLWELNSPFKVDEIDLGDPVADEVQIRLHAAGMCHSDYHITTGATPIGLPALGGHEGAGVVTKVGKNVTGIEEGDHVILAFIPACGECPPCLKGFRSLCDRGAVLLGGKAIADGTSRIHAGSHEVSPMNLLGTFAPYMTVHKDSVVKIDKDIPFETAAIMGCAVPTGFGSATNVAQVQAGETVIIVGVGGIGMSALQGAVISGAKQVIAIDPNEWKREQAVKFGATHVYPTMAEAIAPVIDVTHGLMADKVIIAVGEMKGEYIEEALILTAKTGTCVVTGMGAMTDVDVKLNLFLFTMLQKTLKGNIFGGGSSHIETPRLAALYKSGLLNIDDMVTRTYKLEDINSGYQDMLDGKNIRGVIKYDESDW
- a CDS encoding PQQ-dependent sugar dehydrogenase, with translation MRAWPGISAVVVTASVVLAGCGTEPQTTEPTAQPSRSSSQTTAEHPAGAAELTPVTVEVPEGLDDAPLDQPRQALVPDGWTLEVVARVPKARMAAWAPDGALLVSVPSTGEVLKVLPTQSTLLDGLDQPHGLFFAGPTLYVAESDQIDAYDYADGAAVNRRTVIDGLPDAKSPDLRGAYAHALKSVVVGDDGAVYFSIGSTGNILAEDRTADPPRATIMRVPPGGGPAEPFATGVRNGTGLAFAPDGSLWTAVNNRDNVADPDGRVVQSYVDDHPPESVARLTPGRELGWPYCNPDGPPPAKLIRDLQTNPDGAEMDCAALHPIEQTLGAHSAPLGMSFAELPQPFGQGALVGVHGSWNRDAPRAPEVSFFAWRDGTLGPQQTLVGGFQDDDGQRWGRPVAAVTGPDGAVYITDDFAGAVYRLAPPP
- a CDS encoding VOC family protein, translating into MSNDLTIHNTFVPHEDPEESLAFYRDALGFEVRLDVGHGTMRWITVGPPNQPGTSIVLYPLTADPAITEEEGKVIREMMAKGTFASIVLATADVDATFERLQATTAEIVQEPTDQPYGVRDCAVRDPAGTMIRIQERAL
- a CDS encoding sigma-70 family RNA polymerase sigma factor yields the protein MSVILRKLTTVTVLAHKLDDDSPADAFLAEAQTYRRELLAHCYRMTGSLHDAEDLVQETYLRAWKSYQGFQGRSSVRTWLYRIATNTCLTSLEGRSRRPLPSGLGTPSSAPTDQITEHHEVPWLEPLPDGDDPADPSQIVGTRESVRLAFVAALQHLSPRQRAVLVMREVLQWKASEVGEAIGASTAAVNSLLQRARAQLEAVGPNEDDKIEAPDSPQAQATLDRYIAAFEAYDIDKLVELFTEEAIWEMPPFDSWYQGPQAIGDLSRYKCPAEEPGDMRFLQTTANGQPAAAMYMLNRETGRHEAFQLHVLDITADGISHVVAFMGEGLFKKFGLPETL
- a CDS encoding SDR family NAD(P)-dependent oxidoreductase, yielding MDINGASAIVTGGASGIGAASARLLAAKGAKVVIADLQADKGEALAKELGGAFVSVDVTETDQIIAAVDKAAELGPLRALVNSAGIGWAQRTIGKDGEYASAHNLDVYKKVLAINLVGTFDCIRIAATAMSRNEPTETGERGAIVNMTSVAAFDGQIGQAAYSSSKGGVVGLTLPVARDLSAVGIRVNTVAPGLIDTPIYGEGEGSEAFKAKLGESVLFPHRLGKPEELASMVIELITNSYMNAEVVRVDGGIRMPPK
- a CDS encoding pirin family protein; its protein translation is MPPTVDIRRADQRGVSVTDWLQSRHSFSFGDYYDPANTHHGLLLVNNDDIVAAGGGFDTHPHRDMEIVTWVLDGELAHADSMGNSGVIYPGLAQRMSAGTGVQHSEKNASSDKPVHFVQMWVIPDRAGLTPGYEQREITLAENLTPIASGAGDAAVTLHNRNATLYGARLRPGDAVGLPEARYVHLFVARGRVTLEDAGDLAEGDAARLTGSGGQRVTATDEPAEILVWEMHASLAGD
- a CDS encoding VOC family protein; this translates as MPVKINASIVPNLWFDREAEEAAEHYIAAFGGNGRILNKIAAHPDAPSPQDVPVVVEFELVGQRFVGINGGPQFTFNEAVSLEVRVAGQEQLDQVWAALTEGGEELPCGWLKDKYGLAWQVTPSEYYDMVTKGDEEANNRLMTAVLSTHGKFDLAKLQAAYDNA
- a CDS encoding phosphodiester glycosidase family protein — translated: MYFVPGLAKLFRRVTAGAATFALCAVLGTGGAPPTRAEDPRTLLLGAIANTKGSYLVYNFGGQFAAPFLTADGRAYTLNNGGHLMTIKNASTRLNPRLLVDTHQGYQSRCERTPGARTSEGLWQASETYAPLNAWHVLGQPTIAVNANFFDVRPQKGGSWRDTKCSSPLGAYVDNTRGQGRTNKAVTGTLAYAGKQGLSGGNEHWSALATMILPVGGAPYIIMPKGPNDYDAASPEIQRLVDSGTRFVAVAGIGLLAPGDTGQLNDGGPSAARTALGYNRAADQLYVFQGGSYTPDNMQDLFRGLGADNAVLLDGGGSSAIVLRRDTGGMWSGAGSPRGNCDTRQVLCDSRERALPSWLAFN
- a CDS encoding ribonuclease, which codes for MRRRWWTRQAPAKVLALVLASVFLVACTSTGTQAPPSEAGDGTCSLAGLPPEVADTVDLIESGGPFPYPRNDGVVFGNFEGLLPEHERGYYREYTVPTPGLKHRGARRIVTGGIPLDDPPEMYYTDDHYESFCLIGGT
- a CDS encoding helix-turn-helix transcriptional regulator; its protein translation is MPGEEQRLRDLKLLRRVRDRIDREYAQPLNVEALARGVNMSAGHLSRQFKAAFGESPYSYLMTRRIERAMALLRRGDLSVTEVCFAVGCSSLGTFSTRFTELVGLPPSTYRDRAAATQEGLPSCLEKYVTRPVRNREAPAVRLHLA
- a CDS encoding barstar family protein, with the protein product MKTYEIDGSAVASKADFFTEIGRAVNGEGGYFGSNLDALADCLRGGFGTPDDGKFRFVITSYKHVKDAVGEDVWSALLTIFTTEGVDLWLRS
- a CDS encoding ATP-binding cassette domain-containing protein, whose amino-acid sequence is MHPADSHDRIRVTGARENNLKDIDIELPKRRLTVFTGVSGSGKSSLVFDTIAAESQRLINETYSAFIQGFMPNQARPEVDVLEGLTTAIIVDQQRMGSDPRSTVGTVTDAGAMLRILFSRLGKPHVGSPQAFSFNVASISGAGAVEFQKGGRTVKERRDFNIVGGMCPRCEGRGSVNDIDLTALYDDSKSLNEGALTIPGFSMDGWYGRIFRGCGFFDPDKPIKKFTKKELDALLYKDATRLKIDGTNLTYLGLIPQIQKSFLSKDVEAMQPHIRAFVERAVTFTTCPECDGTRLSETARSSKIDGVNIADASAMQITDLATWLAGLEKKATAKSVAPLLTALRHTLDSFVEIGLGYLSLARPAGTLSGGEAQRVKMIRHLGSALTDVTYVFDEPTIGLHPHDIARMNTLLLQLRDKGNTVLVVEHKPETIAIADHVVDLGPGAGTAGGEVVFQGTVDGLRASDTVTGRHLGYRAALKDSVREPDGALEVRGANTNNLHDVDVDIPLGVLVVITGVAGSGKSSLIDGSVAGREGVVLVDQSPIRGSRRSNPATYTGLLEPIRKAFAKANGVKPALFSSNSEGACPVCNGAGVIYTDLGVMATVESPCEECEGRRFQATVLEYTLAHRNIAEVLEMPVTEAVEFFGAGEAKVPAAQKILERMADVGLGYLTLGQPLTTLSGGERQRLKLAAQMADKGDVYILDEPTTGLHLADVEQLLVLLDRLVDSGKSVVVIEHHQAVMAHADWIIDLGPGAGHDGGRIVFEGTPADLVAARSTLTGRHLAEYVSS